The following is a genomic window from Cuculus canorus isolate bCucCan1 chromosome 22, bCucCan1.pri, whole genome shotgun sequence.
TGCCAGGTAAGCCTCGCAGGGGTGACACGGTCCCCAGTGCCTGCTCTGGTGATCCTCACCCTCTGCCAAACCACACGGCAAGGCTTGTCCTCCACTGGagggtccctcccaacccaccCCTCTcgctgctgcaggagcagagcccaggTGGTAACGGGCTGCACCCCACAAAGCGGTCGCAGCCACTGTACGGTGCCGCGCCGGCTGCTCCAGCTCTACCGGCAAATGGAATTCTGGGTGTCTGCCACCAACGCGTTGGGCTCGGCCGAGTCGGAGCATCTCTGCATCGACCCCATGGATGTTGGTGAGTGATGGCCGGAGCCTCCAGCCTTGTGTGGAGGTCAAGGGACGGGGAAGTTCATCAGCGGTGAGAGAGGGGCATTAGAGAGCCATTACAGCACAGCGGGCTTCTAGGTCGTATTTTACAGGCAGACACCCTTGATAAATGGCTTGCTGGCATGAAGAGATGCCAAAGCCACATTACATCCTGAGCAGTGTGTGCCGGAGCGTTATGAGCCTCCGTTTGACCTGCTGCACTCTACAACTCTCACCAGCAATTGATTACCCATTTATTCAGGAGGTCTATTAATAATATATTCAGCTCCCATAAACTATTTATAAAAGGAACCTTCCCAGATGGTGCGACTCGtcctccctgctctgcactcAGGGAAGGGCTGCCCGCAAATCAGCTGAGCCTTCCCATGGCCCTGCTGGGCTCTCACCCCCAAGCAGCTTTCCTGGCTGTGTACCAGATCCTGGGTCCTGTGGGATCTGGTTTTCCTGCTTAGGGATTAGCCCAGGCTGTAGAGCAGCGCTCCCAAGCATCGCCGTGTCCCAGGTAGGGGCACGCACCAGCCCCCATCCTCTGCCACAAGCTGTGCTCTGAAATATTTCGGATTGGTTTCTCCCCGTCCTTGCCTTCGGGTCCAGGCAGGTCAGCACCACAACCGCAGCTCATGGTGGCAACTGCCCCACGCGAGGTGGtggcccctctccagctctctcctcCGCCTTTTCCTCCAGCCAAGCTGGACCCCCCAGCCCTGCGGAGCATCCAGTCCATCCCCTTCCAGACTGACTGCGTCGCCCTAGCGTGGGAGGTGGCCCACAGCACCGTGCACATGGATCTGCAGTGCGAGCTGCGCTACCGGGCGCTCGAAGACCTCACCTGGGCTCTGGTGAGAGCTCTCGGAGACCTCGCTCCGAGCTctgccagctttcctgcaaggggagcagcagggtgcccatgtgggaggggggcagcaAGGGGACCCCTTGCACCTTTCCTGCaaggggagcagcagggtgCCCATGTGGGAGGGGGGCGGCAAGGGGACCCCTTGCACGCAGCACCTACAGCCCCTGCTCAAGGCAGGAAACAGCACAGCCCTCGCTCTGGCTGCCACCAGGTCACCAACATCATCGGTCAGGCTGGCACCACGCAGCACTGCGGCTTCCTCTTCGGCACCCAGTACCACTTCCAGATGCGGTGCCGGCGGAGCTCAGCACGGGGCTACTGGAGCGAGTGGAGCCAGGGCAGGAACTACACCACACACGAGAAAGGTGGGTACAGAGTCACTTGGGGGGCTCCCCTCTGCCCAGCCAGGTGGCACAGCCACCGCGGCATGGCTGCGCTTGCTCCTCTCAGCTCCTCGCCTGCCCTTCTCCCGCTGCAGCCCCAGCGGGAGAGCTGGATGCCTGGTGGGATGCTCGGCCAGCCGAGGCGGGCAGGCGGCTGGAGGTGCAGCTGCGCTGGAAGGTGAGCACGAGTGCATGGTGGAGGTGCTGGGGCATCGCCCCGGGGACCAACCATCCCTGTGGGAATGGAGCATCCTTGCACACCCTGCCTGAACCCAGGCCCCACGGCAGCGGGAGGCGAATGGGCGCGTGCTGGGGTACCGCATCACCCTGAGCCCCAGGAGGAGGGGCAGGAACCCCCCCACCATCTGCAACACCACCCACACCCACTGCAACTTCTCCGCGCCGGCGGGGACCAGGAGGGTCTATCTCTCAGCCTACAACGCTGCAGGGGAATCGGCAGCAACCGAGGTCGTCCTCTTGGAGAGGAAAGGTGAGGATACCGCAAACCTCCCATGGTCCAAACTCTCTGAGGTGCCTCCCTGGACGAACTGCCAGGGcgaggagcagggctggtgccTGGGCAGGGGAGCACAGGGGGCAATGCAACATCATCCCATCATCCCAGCTGGCTGTCCCCATGCAGGTCAGCCCCTGGCTGGGCTCCGGGCCGTGTCCAGGGGGGAGCACAGCCTTTGGGTGCACTGGGAGACTCCACCAGCCTCCCCGGCCGCCTACGTCCTGGAGTGGCAGCGGGTGCCCTGGGAGCCCATCGGCTGCAGCGCCTGCTGGCAGATGGAGCGAGATGGGGCTGCTACCGCAGCGCTCATCCGTGGTAAGCCCAGGGCTACCAGGGGTCCCTGCCCTCCTGGTTGGCCTCACAGTGGGGTGTACCAGAGGGCTCTCAATTGCCCCAGGAGCAGAGCCTGCCCCGAGCCCACTCCACATCCTCCCTCCTTCACCTGGACCCCCTCTTGGGGTTCAGTGACAGGGAGCCAAAGGCTCTCCCTGAGCCCTCAGCCCCGCACTGCTCCTTGTTGCAGATGGCATTGAGCCTTTCCAGCGCTACAACATCTCTGTGTACCCCCTCTACAAGGATGCCGTGGGGGTCCCTGCCCACATGGCTGCCTACTCCAAGCAGAAAGGTACgtgtgctgccagcagccgCCCTCGAGGCCCCAGGAAATCGCCCCACATCACGAAGACTTTGCCTTTCAAAAGGAGAGCCAGTCTTTCCCCATGTACCTCTAAATGAAGGGTTGTGCAGAGGAGCTCAGCCTCTGGGCTGCATCATGGCTCATCTCTGAGGGTGCTTTCAGCTAGCCCGAGCCCCATGGGGGCAAGGTGTGGGTCAGAGCCTGATTCCCACACCTCAGGGGCGAGATTCACCACTCGGAGATCCCTCTACTGGTCCCTTGTACTGAGGCTGTGGTTCTGCACAGCACCCacttgtttctctctctctgtcccagCACCATCCTCTGCCCCAAAGCTTCATCTGAAGAGCATCAGCAAGTCCaaggctgagctgtgctgggacCCGCTGCCGGTTGAGATGCAGAATGGTTTTATCACCAGCTATACCATCTTCTGGGCTAACAGCACCGCAGAAGTTTCCAGTGAGTCCTGCCTGCCTCACCACCAGCCCTCCATCCCACCTCGATGGGATGGGTGAGGGCATCAGCAGACTCCATGCTCTCATCAGAAAGGGTCTAAGGGGAGTATGCAGGTCCTGTATGGGACCAGCTGAGACCCGAAGGGCCATGCAGGTGAGGGACACCCGCAGAGCAGCCCCTGTGTTTCCCCAGGTGCCACCGTGAATCCCTCTCTCAGCTCCTTTGTCATCCGGGAGCTGAAGCCATCGACCTTGTACAAAGTGCACATCACGGCATCCACAGCTGCCGGCGGCACCAACGGCACCAGCCTGACCCTGGTGACCCCGGTGCTAGgtgagggggtgcagggagaaaagggggcGCGCTAGACCCTACGTCTTGCTCCAGATCCCCACCACAGTTCCTCCTGTGACTCTCTCCCTTGCCTGCTTCCCAGATGACATTGAAATCCAATTCCTCTTCCTGACCCTGGGGCTgatctttgttctgctcctACTGTTGCTCATCTGCATCCAGAAGAATGGGCGGTGAGTACCATGAGCCTGGTCCCGGGTGTGAGTCCCTGTCTCCAGTGACTCTGGCTGCCTCCAGGCTcctggggggacagaggggacacggAGAGTGGCACTGTGAGCCCTAGGGGGGCAAGGGCAGCCCCAAAGCTGCCAGGTTCAGACCCCCGCATCCCATGTCTCTGCTAGGGTGAAGAAGCAATTCTGGCCCAGCGTCCCCGACCCTGCCAACAGCAGCCTGGGCAAGTGGGTGCCCGCTGAGCTGCACCAGGTGAGACTGCAGCAACTGCTCCGCACCCAGCACCAAGAAcacatggggatggggaatggggtGCAAGGAGCTCCCCTCATGTGGTGCCCGAGGTGGGCAGAGGGGATGCACCCTGCAAACAGGCAGGGTTGGTTCCTCCAGGAGCCTGTGGTTCCTCCAGGAGCCTTTGGTTTGTTTCTCCAGGAACCTCTACAGGTCCCCAGCGTGAGGGAGCCCGGTCTGGCCACAATTTCCACCATCACAGTGCTTGAAaaggcagcagggaagcagccacCAGCTTGGGGCAAGGAACCGGCCACCGAGCCCACCGTGCCCCAGCCCTACGTGCGGCAGGAGGGAGCCGCATCAGCCCATGGTTGGGCTGCAACCAACCCGCTTCCCAGTGGCACTGGGGAGATAGTCCAGTACGCGCGGGTGGTGGGCGATGGGTACAAGGGGCAGCAGCACACCCGACCTCGCCTCTACCTGCGCTCCTGCTCCAAACAGCCCCTGCTCCTTGACCCCAGCCCCAGTCCCAAGCCCTACGAGAACCTGTGGTTCCATGGGACTGTCCCTGACGGCGGCTTCGGGGATGGGGGCTGCCTCGAGGACCTGCCCGCCACCTTCCCCCTGCTGCAGGGCCTCCGCATCAGCGGGGCTGAGGAGCTCCAGGACTGCCGAGCGTTTTAGTGCAGGAGGAAGTCgagccctcctcctcctccttttccctgctgcaaTAAATTGGGATGTGCTGAGAACCgcctggagcagctctgtggcagGACAAGCTCAGGGTGGAAGCAGGGAGAGGACCTGGACtgggtccatactgggaccagtgctgtttaatatctctaTCAGTGGGATGAAGGGCACCCTCAGCCGGTTTgaggatgacaccaagctgagtgttgCGGTTGTCACACCAGAGGATGtaatgccatccagagggacccagacaAGGTGAAGAAGCCGGTCCCTGtgaacctcacaaggttcaacaaggtgaagGGCAAGGTTCTACACCGGGGTCAGGGAAACCCTCAGCATCGatacaggcttggggatgaagagattgagagcagccctgctaCAAaagacttgggagtgctggttgatgaaaaGCTGGACGTGAGCCGGCAGCGTgggtttgcagcccagaaaccaaccaagtcccgggctgcatccaaactagcgggaccagcagggcgagggatgGGAGTCCACCctggtgaggcctcacctgAACCCCTGcctccagttctggagtccccaccataagaaggatataaaagtgttggaatgggcccagaagaggccacggagatgatgtgagggctggagtacctcctgtacgaggccaggctgagagagttggggttgttcagtctggagaagagaaggctccagagagaccttagagcagcttccagtgctgaaaggggttccaggaaagctggggaggggctctggatcaaggagggcagggagaggacgaggaggaacagttttcagctgaaagaggggagatggagatgagatcttatggagaaatgttttgctgtgagggtggggaggccctggaacaggttgcccagagcagtggtggctgccccatccctggaggggttccaggccaggttggatggggcttggagcccctgatccagtgggaggtgtccctgtccatggcaggggtggaactggatgggctttgagatcctgTTCCAAAAAACGCTGCCCTCCCATCGATACGCTCGGCGCTCGGCTCCTCCTCCCTCGCTCTGCTTCTCCACCCGCCGCTCTGCGCTCGGCCTCGaccaagatggcggcgcccACGTCGGTGCGGCGGTGATCGGGGGCAATGCTGGCGCTGCGGACGGCGCTGGGACGGGGCCTGGCGGGGACGGGCCGCGGCGGGGCCGGTGAGGGGCGGGGGATCGGGGAGGGGCCTGGGGTGGGCGAAAAGGGGACCCGAGCGTGGCTTTGAGGTGGGGGATAGGGAAACATGCGGAGGGACCTGTGgggaggagactgaggagggTTGGATAGGGGGCAGGGGGGCCCGGagggggggctgaggagggggcaGAACAGACCCTGAGAGGGCTCTGAGGGGGCTCGGGGCTTGGAGGTGTGGGCGACAGGGGGACCTTGAGGGGTTCCTGGTGTGAAGGGAAAGAAGCCTGAGGCTTCCTAGAGAGGGGACAGGGGtatggggagggggcagaaCGGACCCTGAGGTGGCCCTGAGGGAGGTGGGGGACACAGGGCGGGGGGTTAGTAGGAAGGTGTGATGGGGGGAGAtttggaggtggggaaggagaCTGAGGCTGCCTGGAGAATTGGCAGGTGGGTGGGGGACCCAGGGACTTGGCTGGGCACTAATCGCCTCGGAGTCTAAGTACTCTCACAGTTTTCTAGTACAGACTGGGCAATATTTAATGTGTATGTAGGTAGAACAGCACGCACAAGTCtgataaatctttattttcttccatcaaGCTTGCAGTCCCTTTATTCAGACGGCAAGATGTTACGCCAGACCTGTGAGAAGGAGGTTGAAAGGTATGTCAGGATTAATGGCACCAAAGGTTTTGCTGTTGATATCAGAGTTGTGCCCTAATGCCATAGGAAAAGGAGGTATTTGGAGAAAATAGTGACTTTCACTTTAAAGATCCATAGCTCATcatgagaagaaagaggaaatctAATCCTTGTTGTAATATTCTGCATCCTGCAGATTCTtgatcgtagaatcaccaggctggaaaagacctcttgggtcatcgagtccaaccattcctatctgccactaaaccatttccctgagcacctcgtctaccaTCTTTTAAATGATGGGTGATGAGGGAGCCAGACGCTTGTTGGCAGTGCTAAATGGTGTAATGAGGGGCAGTGGTCCCAAATGGCAGCTCAGAGATGTTCTAGCTGGtcacaaaaggcaaaaaggttCACTGGGGAGGGTGGACTAGAAACTTCATAAGATCCTTTTGTGACCATCTTTGTGGTTCTGTGCTTCTGGAAATAGTTCCTTGCCAACTCAAATGTTATTCAGAAAATTCAGCAGCTCATGAATGTGTGGGAAATTAGCAATTAGATCTCAGCAAGAGATTAGTGACCTTGGTGGACTGGACAGCATGTTGTAAATACAGACTTGTATTTACTCTCTTGCTGAAGGCAAGAGACTGGATCTGGTTTTATTCACTCAGTTCCTGCCATCTCAGCTTGCTCTTTTTAAGTTGTTCCTTCTTGTTTGGAGCATacaatctgttttctttttaactcgATTCCCTGATCTAGTTTGCAAGCGCATGCAGAGCTCTGACTTCAATTCTGACTCTTCCTCAATTGTTCATCTTCTCTTTGTAGACATCCCCAGCCATTTGGATGATCTTCCTCCAACGATGCTGAAGAAAGATTATGCCAATGTCCCAATCATAAATAGGTACGATACAGGGAAAGGGAATGACGGTTCTCTTCAGAGATTCATGTCTCAGACACACACAAGCACAGCACATGGAAGCTGTCACTTGCAACGTCGTTTTGAAAGTCAAATTGGCAGCAGCAGTCACTGGTCAGGGTTTTATTTAGTTGAGGTTAAGATAATTGCTGGTTGCCCACAGCTTCCAGGGACTTTGTAGTctgtagaaaaaagaaataatctttgaATGCTGGAAATAATCTTCTTTGAAATAATCTTGAACTTAGGTGCTAGAGAGTGTAGCTAAACAACTCAAAATGAGTGGCTGCGTCTGGACTCTGGACCTGGAGTTCAGcgtttttctgcttttgagtCCAGGACTGCTGATGTGTGGTGCATGGAGAGCCCCCAGTGGCAGAACAGAGGCTTCCACAGGTCCTTGAAGGAGCTGTTCttaaaactaattattttgtCCTTGCACATATACCTGGGGGTTAATTTTCAGCACTTAGTTTGGACGTAATGTTGGGTTTGGAGCTGATAAGACTACATCGTAATTTGAAATAATGCTGCTTTCCACAGCAGCAAAATCACTTGATGATTCTCTAATCGCAGCCCTGATTTTTCGAAGGAATGCAAGGAACGGTTTATGGCTGACAGAtgtgggaggggaggaaagtTGATGTAAATCTGTAGAACAGAAGTTGAGAAAAGTTATGAAAAATTAACGTAATTTCTGTTGTGAATTGGCTTCATCTCTAGCTTATAAACTAATCCACAATCTCCTTGCAGTGTTGATGATGTAGTGAGGAGACTGTTGTCCCTGGAAATGGCAAGCCAGGTGAGTTTCATTCTAGTTGCGTAAAAACCTAGATGTAGCGAGGACATTTGTGTGAGACTTGTCTGTATTCTTTAATGTCCTTCActtaatttgtctttaaatgtTTCTCAGTGAATGCAGATCTGGGTCTGTTGATTTCATGGGAGTGATAAGTCTGTCTGCTCTTAAAATTTATCATGCAGTCTTCTCTATGCTAATTATTGCATACTAAAAcgaaagaaggaaatattagGCAGTCACAGGGGAGATGAGCTGTGTTGCGTCACTGCTGATAGCCGGACTGTCTTCCAGAACACAGTGCACTGACAGCAGATCTTCAggttgcttttatttcttttgtgccCAGAAGACACAGTAAGCAAATTGTAAGGTGACAAAAAGATCTTGGTGTTTCTCACTGCTTGCCgcttcagctgaaaaagatgcaaaaagTAGAGGCTGTTGCCCTGTGAGATCAGCTTTGGATCTCGCTGCCTTGATGAGAGCAGGGGGGCCTCTTCCACACCCTTCTTCTGTATCCTGGGCAGATGGGTGTGCCCGGGCTTTCAGTTTGAGCAGCAGTGATTCTGTGTTCTGCTGAGCTCTTTCTGTGTCACTTCCCTGCTGGACTGTCCTGCAAGCGGCAGGTTGTTTCTGGCAGCACTTTTTACACATTTTGTGATGAACGTTGACTAAAGTCCTACATTACAAAGCCTTTGTCTGGGTGTTTGGGAAGAGTGCTGGGGTGTCGCAGACCTTTCGTGCTCCCGAGAAAGTAACAAGCTCTGCTCTGTGACCCacagaaggagaaggtgaaaaTAAAGACACAGCAGCTAGTGGAGAAGGTCAGGAGGTCTCCCAATGACAATGGCTCCATTGAGGTACAAGGTAAGTGAAAAGAGAAGGATATTGTTGGCAGATGAtacatctctgcttttgttcAGCTGTTCCCACCCCAGCACTTCAGGTTCCTTGTTTCAGTTAGGAGGATCTCTTTCAGGAGAGCCAGGTGGCCTGCAGAAACACCTGGGAGGATGGTTCGGGGACTGGGAGCACGGCAGGCGCTGTGCATGCCCTTACTGGCAGTGTCTGCAAGGATGCTTTCTAGATTCCTGCTCCATATCCACCCTCCAAAAGCTGTGTGTGCATTATTATCCTTGAAGTGCCTTGAAGCATTGCACTGTGTTCATTACCAAAATGAGTGATTTAGCCTGAGAACctcaatttctttctgcatccGAGCGTTTTGGCTGAAGCACCGTGCAGGCATGAAGGCCATGCTGCCACAGACCAAGATACACTCCTTTCTCATTAGTAAAGGCCTTCAGATTCTCAGGATGCCCCCAGCACCTTTCTCCAAAGCTGAAAATCgcagagctggctgctgctcttAGAAAGAACCTTTTAATTTATGTCAGTCCCTTCAAAGCTCTTAACcaaatgctttgaaatgagTGTAGAGTCACCAGTAATTGAGACACTTCAAGAAGCATTTTACAGATAAATTCATATGATCTGTCGTTAAATTTTTAACCTCTAATTAAGCAGCTTTATGATAGTAATAGTTCTGACTCTGGTTTGTGTAGTTGTGGTCTGTTTTGCATGGAATCAGAGGGCTGTGCGGTAGCGTTTGCTGCGGTGTGGTGGGTGCGTGTAGAAGCAGCGATCCCCAGCTGGCAGTTCGAGGGGAACACAAGTGATGCTGCCTCGCCCTGGAAAACTGCTGCTCTCACACAGCTTCTTGTGTCTGTTCTTTATAGTTGCTATGTTGACTGCCAAGATACGCACTTACGAGGAACATCTTCAGAAGCATCCCAAGGTAACTGTCAGTAATCTGAGCCCACAcctcctgcacagcagctgctcaggttgttttctcagtttaaaacaaaaggattttAATTCTGAGGATTATGCCTTTCCTAAGAAGGTTTATAAAACAGTTCTGACTGTTCCTTGGAACCAGCCTGAGAAACTGCTGGCTCAGTCACAGCCACATTCTCACCagctgaaatcatagaatcatggaatggttggttTGggcccaaagcccatccagttactttctgggaaaagaaaggtaaatgCTTCTCTGTTATTTCtagaagaacatttttcagGTGAAAGCAGAGTTTTTAGCCCGTGGACCTTCCCTACAGCCATTTCCTTCAAGCCGTTGCAGCTTCtgccaagaaaacagaattcaggGCTGGGGGTGGAAGGTGCAGCTCAGAATGAAGAAAGCAATTTCAGTGAAAAGTAAATTAAGTCTTCTCAGATCTCCTTGTTGTGACCTAATGTGCTTGTGGTATCTACCAAGAAAAACTGCTCTAAGATACTGTCTTTAACctgatttgtttcctttcaagcATAACCTGGTCTACTCTAGGTAATTTTTTGGAATGTAAGCGTAATCTGTCTGCAATCTAGTGAATGTTAAATCCTTTCCAGGATAAAAACAACCGTCGCCGCATGCTGATGGATATAGATCGCCGGAAGAGACTACTGGCATATCTCCGCCGTGTCCGCTATGATACCTTTGAGAACACCTGCAAGCAGCTGAATATCCAGTACACCCTGCCCCCTCCCTACAGCAGAAGGATCACCAAGCGCTGGCGGGTGAAGAAGGCTCTCTGTCTCAAGGTATGGAGCGGGGTGGAGAGAACCGTGTagctggagcagaaaaaaaacctttttaatGAAGGGCACAATTAAGACACTtagaaaagacagacagataaGTCATGTTAATCCGTGCTTTGAATTTGGAGAGGCAGTGATAATGTCTGTAGAGACATGTGTAAGCTCAACAAAGAACTCCACGAAAGACGATTAAATAGTGGGCAGCAGCAGATGTGTGGCAGCTTtgtctcttccccttctctcacCTCTTTCCGTTCCTCTCGCAGGTTTTTGAGGAGGTGCGGAAGATGAAAGCTGA
Proteins encoded in this region:
- the CSF3R gene encoding granulocyte colony-stimulating factor receptor, with product MARSSAGRPFLLQLSLLLLLRPGGTLDCALVSVGSPVVPLGSAVTASCTIQSKFCRGLEQGKVRITWMLDNEPMSGSQRHGLGGAEVSNLTLPQFNRTQAKLWCCVEWNGTKQRVGVAEIQAGYPPAKPFNLSCALNLNDYGLTCRWEQGAESHLPTSVALKCARSRAQVVTGCTPQSGRSHCTVPRRLLQLYRQMEFWVSATNALGSAESEHLCIDPMDVAKLDPPALRSIQSIPFQTDCVALAWEVAHSTVHMDLQCELRYRALEDLTWALVTNIIGQAGTTQHCGFLFGTQYHFQMRCRRSSARGYWSEWSQGRNYTTHEKAPAGELDAWWDARPAEAGRRLEVQLRWKAPRQREANGRVLGYRITLSPRRRGRNPPTICNTTHTHCNFSAPAGTRRVYLSAYNAAGESAATEVVLLERKGQPLAGLRAVSRGEHSLWVHWETPPASPAAYVLEWQRVPWEPIGCSACWQMERDGAATAALIRDGIEPFQRYNISVYPLYKDAVGVPAHMAAYSKQKAPSSAPKLHLKSISKSKAELCWDPLPVEMQNGFITSYTIFWANSTAEVSSATVNPSLSSFVIRELKPSTLYKVHITASTAAGGTNGTSLTLVTPVLDDIEIQFLFLTLGLIFVLLLLLLICIQKNGRVKKQFWPSVPDPANSSLGKWVPAELHQVRLQQLLRTQHQEHMGMGNGVQGAPLMWCPRWAEGMHPANRQGWFLQEPVVPPGAFGLFLQEPLQVPSVREPGLATISTITVLEKAAGKQPPAWGKEPATEPTVPQPYVRQEGAASAHGWAATNPLPSGTGEIVQYARVVGDGYKGQQHTRPRLYLRSCSKQPLLLDPSPSPKPYENLWFHGTVPDGGFGDGGCLEDLPATFPLLQGLRISGAEELQDCRAF
- the MRPS15 gene encoding 28S ribosomal protein S15, mitochondrial; this translates as MLALRTALGRGLAGTGRGGAACSPFIQTARCYARPVRRRLKDIPSHLDDLPPTMLKKDYANVPIINSVDDVVRRLLSLEMASQKEKVKIKTQQLVEKVRRSPNDNGSIEVQVAMLTAKIRTYEEHLQKHPKDKNNRRRMLMDIDRRKRLLAYLRRVRYDTFENTCKQLNIQYTLPPPYSRRITKRWRVKKALCLKVFEEVRKMKAEERLKQRKERRARVRAAKEKQAQCEGTPV